From a region of the Balaenoptera ricei isolate mBalRic1 chromosome 11, mBalRic1.hap2, whole genome shotgun sequence genome:
- the LOC132374859 gene encoding LOW QUALITY PROTEIN: transformer-2 protein homolog alpha-like (The sequence of the model RefSeq protein was modified relative to this genomic sequence to represent the inferred CDS: substituted 1 base at 1 genomic stop codon), translating to MSDVEENNFEGRESRSQSRSSTGTPAHVKSESRSGSRSPSRVSKHFESHSRSRSKSRSGSRRHSHRRYTXSRSHSHSHRRRPLSRSYTPEYHRRRSRSHSPVSNLRRHTGSRANPDPNTCLGVFGLSLYTTERDLCKVFSRYGPLSGVSVVYYQRTGRSQGFAFVYFQRIDDSKEAMERANGMELDGRRIHVDYSITKRAHIPTPDIYMGRPTHSGGGGGGGRRRDSYCDRGYDCGYNRYENYDYRYRRSPSPYYSQYRSRSRHRSWPSLVAQWLRIRLPTQGTRVRALVQEDPTCRGATKPMRHNY from the coding sequence ATGAGTGATGTAGAGGAGAACAACTTCGAGGGCAGAGAGTCTCGCTCTCAGTCAAGATCTTCAACGGGAACTCCTGCTCATGTAAAATCGGAGAGCAGGTCAGGATCTCGTAGTCCATCAAGAGTTTCCAAACACTTTGAATCCCATTCTCGATCAAGATCAAAATCCAGGTCGGGGTCAAGGAGGCATTCTCATAGACGTTACACTTGATCCAGATCCCATTCTCACTCTCATAGGAGAAGACCTCTAAGTAGGTCCTATACACCAGAATACCATCGTCGAAGGAGCCGAAGTCATTCTCCAGTGTCTAACCTTAGAAGACATACAGGCAGCAGGGCAAATCCAGATCCCAACACTTGTCTAGGAGTGTTTGGCCTCAGTTTGTACACAACAGAGAGAGATCTTTGCAAAGTATTTTCTCGATATGGACCATTGAGTGGTGTCAGTGTGGTTTATTACCAGCGAACTGGACGATCACAAgggtttgcttttgtttatttccaGAGAATAGATGACTCAAAGGAGGCTATGGAAAGGGCAAATGGAATGGAGCTGGACGGTAGAAGAATTCATGTAGATTATTCTATCACCAAGAGAGCGCACATACCTACACCAGACATATACATGGGCAGACCAACTCatagtggtggaggtggaggaggtggcagaCGTCGAGATTCTTACTGTGATAGAGGATATGATTGTGGGTACAACAGATATGAAAACTATGATTACCGATACAGAAGATCACCTTCTCCTTACTATAGTCAATACAGATCACGATCAAGACATCGTtcctggccttccctggtggcgcagtggttacgaatccgcctgccaacgcaggggacacgggttcgagccctggtccaggaagatcccacatgccgcggagcaactaagcccatgcgccacaactactga